From the Bdellovibrio reynosensis genome, one window contains:
- a CDS encoding HU family DNA-binding protein — MTKADLINLISEKAGITRVKAETVVNTIFDSMVEALMRDDRIEIRGFGSFVNRQYGAYKGRNPRTGEIINVEEKKLPFFKVGKELKEDINNGSKEG; from the coding sequence ATGACTAAAGCGGATTTGATTAATTTAATTTCTGAAAAAGCGGGCATCACCCGTGTGAAAGCAGAGACTGTAGTAAACACTATTTTTGATTCTATGGTTGAAGCACTTATGCGTGATGATCGTATTGAGATCCGTGGTTTTGGTTCCTTTGTGAATCGCCAATATGGTGCTTATAAAGGCCGCAATCCTCGTACAGGTGAAATCATCAACGTAGAGGAAAAGAAACTTCCATTCTTCAAAGTTGGAAAAGAACTTAAAGAAGATATCAACAACGGCTCTAAAGAGGGCTAA
- a CDS encoding quinone-dependent dihydroorotate dehydrogenase — MSKPWFLIPPQWAHDLSSLALPLYSFIHGRKTPQWNSFDWRGLHFANPLGIAGGVDKNADNLKDWWALGCGFVEVGTVTPRAQNPNPGKIMDRDLELQAMWNKMGFPSEGADDVFYNLSSYAPKYRTPIFVNIGKNRYTPNNQAVQDYLTLVDKFRPFADAYVVNISSPNTTGLRDLQNKENLDSLISPIVERVSRYEPTPVLVKLSPDMGEEVLSETVVHLANLGVDGFVLTNTTLSRPAGCTFPAEGGLSGAPLKELSKRALKIATESLGQKREGKLLVSVGGIMTPEDVFERLQMGADLVQIYSALVFHGPHFFHDVARRYNDGR, encoded by the coding sequence TTGTCCAAGCCTTGGTTTCTTATACCACCCCAGTGGGCTCACGATCTGAGCTCACTGGCTTTACCTCTGTACTCTTTCATCCACGGTCGCAAAACTCCGCAATGGAATAGCTTTGACTGGCGTGGACTTCATTTCGCCAACCCATTGGGAATCGCCGGCGGAGTTGATAAAAATGCTGATAATTTGAAAGACTGGTGGGCTTTGGGCTGCGGTTTTGTTGAAGTGGGAACGGTTACTCCCCGCGCGCAAAATCCAAATCCTGGTAAGATCATGGATCGTGATCTAGAGCTTCAGGCGATGTGGAATAAGATGGGTTTTCCCAGCGAAGGCGCTGACGACGTCTTTTACAATCTTTCTTCGTACGCTCCGAAATATCGTACACCGATTTTTGTGAATATCGGTAAGAACCGCTACACTCCGAACAATCAAGCTGTTCAAGATTATCTGACTCTAGTCGATAAATTTCGTCCTTTTGCAGATGCCTATGTTGTGAATATCTCTAGTCCCAACACTACGGGCCTTCGAGATCTTCAGAACAAAGAGAATCTGGATTCTTTAATCAGTCCTATTGTTGAACGTGTTTCTCGCTATGAACCCACACCTGTCCTGGTGAAGTTATCGCCAGATATGGGCGAAGAAGTTTTGTCAGAAACTGTTGTGCACTTGGCTAATTTGGGAGTTGACGGATTCGTGTTAACAAACACGACTCTTTCTCGACCTGCTGGCTGCACTTTCCCCGCAGAGGGCGGCCTTTCTGGGGCGCCTTTAAAGGAACTTTCTAAACGTGCGTTGAAAATCGCAACAGAAAGTTTAGGACAAAAACGCGAAGGCAAGCTTCTAGTCAGCGTAGGCGGAATTATGACCCCCGAAGATGTCTTTGAAAGATTGCAAATGGGCGCAGATCTTGTTCAAATTTATTCTGCTTTAGTTTTTCATGGACCTCATTTTTTCCATGACGTAGCAAGAAGGTATAATGACGGACGATAG
- a CDS encoding tail fiber domain-containing protein: MKTRAIARQLISMVVSLTASFALATPASLMYQGRILKTDGTALNSGTISFLFEVTNPSGSCIIYREQVNGISMNNSGGVFDVPIGLGTITYPDIAANPTFNVLSAFENSTSFVCEGNTPYNAGQSDERKLRVHFHDGTGWKLITPDNVIRTVPYAAHSAVATKSKSAETLDTHPIADFVLKNMLTTCVSGQYLTYDGTTFACQNDAGGAGMVSDVNVSAPLTKGGTASIPVIGVSVGTTAGTVAAGNDARFTDARTPTGAAGGDLGGTYPNPSVTKLQGVAVASGAPTSGHFLKYNGTQWLSAALAISDVTNLSTALATYQTTAAFNTAVGSANCAAHQTPYWNSVSGSFQCQAINVSVAGDVSGTIGAVSVDKIKGVTVDTTGLVTGQVLKYDGTKWAPGSDTYSGTVTSIATGTGLSGGPITGSGTISLANTSVTAGSYTRASITVDAQGRLTAASSGAAINLASDVTGTLPISSGGTGQTTAVAAFDGLSPLTTKGDIVVNDGTNDIRLAVGTNGQVLSANSAQASGLQWVTPTNGTVTSVTGTAPIVVATGTTTPAISINDATTSTKGAVQVGAGIAVSSGTITADPANFPSAVPVSKGGTGVTSITANRLIASNGTGNGLVPFTCAVGELVTFNASGVMGCTTYSSSGIFANGGNSFAAIATLGTNDNYALNLETNGATRMTLAAGGNVGINVTNPTANFHVYRDAVAAQPVAIFRDATSANSYSDVVVQAYKPGVIFNDQSTTATDFRLGVELNKLIFSADTDDDEVKEADSHFDDTQIMTLLGTGLVGIGTTSPSAKLHVTGSGDGDVTSYLMNTDDTGTLSRALFQVGTSNTGARYGYISHQGAGFSATGPQKPRTTVVAGVDTGGLNLYSNNQVGFWIGNTEIGKVDSTGLIVNNDFDLGAVNPVSTGTMPGYGNKISFQGGPSPATQDSTVTDPLWMGRYNLAADSAELRVNISDNAQAADAFAVGWSTAAGAWTQIFRAQSDGKVGVGITPAYKFQVGGEMAVQNGYGDLLYFGGDAGGSDIEIGTTQGTRNLLVFYNRNLGTFMDLTARNITYTGSLTPSDRRLKSDIKTIDNSLDRILRVEGVTYKYKDELKYTSGVQYGVIAQQVEKVFPDLVNTDDKGIKKVNYMGFISPVIEAVKQFYTLWFNDSQKIHKELAQHKRQIASLEEENKALKTKVQEVDLMKKALCEKDASLEFCKK, translated from the coding sequence ATGAAAACTCGAGCAATCGCACGTCAATTAATCTCGATGGTTGTTTCTTTAACTGCGTCTTTCGCTTTGGCGACACCTGCGTCGTTGATGTATCAAGGACGAATTTTAAAAACTGATGGAACTGCGCTGAATTCTGGAACGATCAGTTTTCTTTTTGAAGTAACGAATCCATCTGGGTCTTGCATCATTTATCGCGAACAAGTGAATGGTATTTCCATGAATAATTCCGGTGGTGTGTTTGACGTACCCATCGGTCTTGGTACCATCACTTATCCTGATATCGCGGCAAATCCGACGTTTAATGTTCTAAGCGCATTTGAAAACAGCACAAGTTTCGTCTGTGAAGGGAATACGCCGTACAACGCAGGTCAATCTGACGAAAGAAAGCTGCGCGTGCATTTTCACGATGGAACGGGATGGAAGCTAATTACTCCTGATAACGTGATTCGCACTGTACCTTATGCAGCCCATTCCGCTGTGGCGACAAAATCCAAGTCGGCAGAAACTTTAGATACTCATCCCATTGCAGACTTCGTTTTAAAAAATATGCTAACTACTTGCGTGAGTGGTCAGTACTTAACATACGACGGAACTACTTTTGCCTGTCAGAACGACGCTGGCGGTGCGGGGATGGTATCTGACGTCAACGTATCAGCTCCATTAACAAAAGGTGGAACTGCAAGTATTCCGGTGATCGGTGTTTCTGTAGGAACGACTGCGGGCACTGTGGCAGCAGGTAACGATGCAAGATTTACTGATGCACGTACTCCAACCGGTGCTGCCGGCGGTGACCTTGGCGGTACTTATCCAAATCCGTCTGTAACGAAACTTCAAGGTGTGGCCGTGGCATCGGGCGCGCCAACGAGTGGGCATTTTTTAAAATATAACGGCACTCAGTGGTTAAGTGCAGCCCTCGCGATTTCAGACGTTACAAACCTTTCTACAGCACTTGCAACTTACCAAACGACTGCTGCCTTTAATACTGCAGTAGGCAGTGCGAACTGTGCAGCTCACCAAACTCCTTACTGGAATTCGGTTTCGGGATCATTCCAATGTCAGGCAATCAATGTTTCTGTCGCGGGTGACGTAAGCGGCACTATTGGTGCTGTCAGTGTTGATAAAATCAAAGGTGTCACCGTTGATACAACAGGTTTAGTAACAGGTCAGGTTTTAAAATACGACGGTACGAAGTGGGCACCTGGTTCAGATACTTATTCTGGTACAGTTACAAGTATTGCAACTGGCACTGGCTTATCTGGTGGACCTATTACTGGAAGCGGAACAATTTCTTTAGCAAATACTTCGGTCACTGCCGGTTCTTATACCAGAGCTTCCATCACAGTGGATGCACAAGGTCGCTTAACTGCAGCAAGCAGTGGAGCCGCAATTAACTTAGCTTCAGATGTGACAGGAACTTTGCCGATTTCAAGCGGTGGTACGGGACAAACGACAGCCGTGGCTGCGTTTGATGGATTGTCTCCGTTAACAACAAAGGGCGACATCGTTGTTAACGACGGCACCAATGATATTCGTTTGGCGGTTGGTACGAATGGACAAGTGTTATCAGCGAACTCTGCTCAAGCATCTGGGCTGCAATGGGTAACGCCAACTAATGGAACTGTTACAAGTGTAACCGGTACAGCTCCTATCGTTGTAGCTACTGGTACAACAACACCAGCTATTTCAATTAACGATGCGACAACTTCAACTAAAGGTGCTGTACAAGTAGGTGCGGGTATCGCAGTCAGTTCTGGAACGATCACTGCTGATCCTGCAAACTTTCCTTCGGCAGTTCCGGTTTCTAAAGGTGGAACAGGTGTCACTTCGATCACTGCAAACAGACTTATTGCATCGAATGGCACGGGTAACGGCCTAGTGCCATTTACATGTGCTGTGGGTGAGTTAGTGACTTTCAATGCATCGGGTGTAATGGGTTGTACTACTTATTCATCATCTGGAATCTTTGCTAATGGAGGAAACTCATTTGCAGCGATTGCAACTTTAGGAACGAATGATAACTATGCTTTAAATTTGGAAACAAACGGCGCAACAAGAATGACTCTGGCAGCTGGCGGAAATGTCGGCATAAATGTGACAAATCCCACTGCAAATTTCCATGTGTATCGCGATGCTGTTGCTGCTCAGCCGGTAGCAATTTTCAGAGACGCTACGTCTGCCAACAGTTATAGTGATGTGGTTGTTCAGGCGTATAAACCCGGTGTTATTTTCAATGATCAAAGCACAACAGCAACGGATTTCCGTCTGGGTGTTGAATTAAATAAACTAATATTTTCTGCTGATACGGATGATGACGAAGTCAAAGAAGCAGACTCTCATTTCGATGACACTCAGATTATGACTTTGTTGGGTACAGGGCTTGTCGGAATCGGGACGACCAGTCCATCAGCGAAACTGCATGTTACGGGATCTGGCGACGGGGACGTGACGAGTTATCTTATGAACACCGATGATACCGGTACACTATCACGCGCACTATTTCAGGTGGGTACTTCTAATACGGGTGCACGCTATGGATATATCTCGCATCAAGGTGCGGGCTTCTCTGCGACGGGGCCGCAAAAACCACGAACGACAGTGGTTGCTGGTGTTGATACTGGAGGACTTAATTTATACTCGAACAATCAAGTTGGCTTCTGGATCGGTAACACTGAAATCGGGAAAGTAGACTCAACTGGTTTAATTGTGAATAACGATTTTGACTTAGGGGCCGTGAACCCAGTGTCGACGGGAACTATGCCCGGCTATGGCAACAAAATCTCTTTCCAAGGTGGGCCTTCGCCTGCAACTCAAGACAGTACTGTGACGGATCCACTTTGGATGGGGCGTTATAATTTAGCAGCTGACTCTGCAGAACTTCGCGTAAATATCAGTGACAATGCCCAAGCTGCAGATGCTTTTGCAGTCGGATGGAGTACGGCCGCAGGTGCATGGACTCAAATTTTCAGAGCTCAATCAGATGGAAAAGTGGGGGTGGGAATTACCCCTGCTTATAAGTTTCAAGTTGGCGGTGAAATGGCAGTCCAAAATGGTTACGGCGATCTTCTTTATTTCGGAGGCGATGCGGGCGGCAGCGACATCGAAATCGGTACGACTCAAGGGACGCGTAACTTGCTAGTTTTTTATAATCGCAATTTAGGTACTTTTATGGACCTTACTGCTCGCAACATCACCTATACGGGCTCTTTAACTCCGTCTGATCGCAGATTAAAAAGCGACATTAAAACTATCGATAACTCGTTAGATAGAATTCTGCGTGTCGAAGGTGTAACTTATAAATACAAAGACGAACTGAAGTACACAAGCGGTGTGCAGTACGGTGTGATCGCCCAGCAAGTTGAAAAAGTATTTCCGGACCTAGTAAATACAGATGATAAGGGCATAAAAAAAGTAAACTACATGGGCTTCATTTCACCAGTTATCGAAGCGGTGAAACAGTTCTATACATTGTGGTTCAACGACAGCCAAAAAATCCATAAAGAATTGGCTCAGCACAAACGTCAAATCGCCTCTTTGGAAGAAGAAAACAAGGCTTTGAAAACTAAGGTTCAAGAAGTAGATCTTATGAAAAAAGCACTTTGCGAAAAAGATGCTTCATTAGAGTTCTGTAAAAAATAA
- the mutT gene encoding 8-oxo-dGTP diphosphatase MutT: MTDDSAVESKTRKSKIRKGHWIPVVAGFLRKDGKILVGQRPENNSLAGQWEFPGGKIESGETPEDALARELNEELGIEAEVGELKLACTHSYGDVGILILFYEILYWKGEPRAKHHMMLEWIHPEELKHRNIPEANRKILHKIYKALGLEWRK; this comes from the coding sequence ATGACGGACGATAGCGCTGTGGAAAGCAAAACTAGAAAATCTAAAATCCGCAAAGGACATTGGATTCCAGTGGTTGCTGGTTTTTTGCGCAAAGATGGCAAAATTCTTGTAGGTCAGCGTCCTGAAAATAACTCTTTAGCGGGCCAGTGGGAATTTCCTGGCGGAAAAATTGAGTCTGGCGAAACACCTGAAGATGCTTTAGCCCGTGAATTAAACGAAGAGCTAGGAATTGAAGCCGAAGTGGGTGAACTAAAACTTGCTTGTACGCATTCCTATGGTGATGTCGGTATCCTGATTTTGTTTTACGAAATATTATATTGGAAGGGCGAACCCCGCGCGAAACATCACATGATGCTAGAGTGGATTCACCCTGAAGAACTAAAACACCGAAACATTCCTGAAGCCAATCGCAAAATCTTGCATAAGATTTATAAAGCTCTAGGACTTGAATGGCGAAAGTAA
- a CDS encoding Glu/Leu/Phe/Val family dehydrogenase yields MEHKIEPLYDGPLFRNAIQTLEEAAKIINCDPNVLERLKRPRRAITVSVPVRMDDYSVKVFTGYRVQYSPTLGPYKGGIRYHQNVDLSEVVGLAALMTFKNSVLGLPLGGAKGGITVDPTKLSRTEKQNLTRRYASEIGPFVGPTKDIPAPDVGTDPQTMAWFMDTYSQEQGGFAQPGVVTGKPVEIGGSLGRNHATGLGVVYVAEKAFEVCGMNMKGSTIAIQGFGNVGSFAAKFAAERGARIVAVSDVSGGIHNGDGLDIADVVEYVKAHKFLKGYPKAQPISNEDLLEVKCDALFPCALENQIDTHNAEKIQAKIIVEGANGPITNAGTKILSKRGVFIAPDVIANGGGVIVSYFEWVQDTMALFWDEDEVNSRLKGIITKAFDKGYALSKEKNIDMRNAAMAVSVQRLEKAMLLRGLYPR; encoded by the coding sequence ATGGAACACAAGATAGAGCCCCTTTATGATGGGCCTCTTTTCAGAAACGCCATTCAAACTCTCGAAGAAGCGGCAAAAATTATCAACTGTGACCCGAACGTACTTGAGCGCCTAAAACGTCCTCGTCGCGCTATCACTGTATCGGTACCGGTTCGTATGGATGACTACAGCGTTAAAGTTTTCACTGGTTATCGCGTTCAGTACTCTCCAACTTTAGGCCCCTACAAAGGTGGAATTCGTTATCACCAAAACGTGGACCTTTCTGAAGTTGTAGGTCTTGCAGCTTTAATGACTTTCAAAAACTCTGTTTTGGGTCTTCCTCTTGGTGGAGCTAAAGGTGGTATCACCGTAGATCCAACTAAACTTTCTCGTACCGAAAAACAAAACCTGACTCGTCGTTATGCTTCTGAAATTGGACCTTTTGTTGGACCAACAAAAGACATCCCAGCTCCAGACGTGGGCACTGATCCACAAACTATGGCGTGGTTCATGGATACTTACTCTCAAGAACAAGGTGGCTTCGCGCAACCTGGTGTTGTAACTGGTAAGCCAGTCGAAATCGGCGGTTCTTTGGGCCGTAACCATGCAACAGGTCTTGGTGTTGTTTATGTTGCTGAAAAAGCTTTCGAAGTTTGCGGCATGAACATGAAGGGCTCTACGATCGCGATTCAAGGTTTCGGTAACGTAGGTTCTTTCGCAGCGAAATTCGCAGCTGAACGCGGTGCTCGTATCGTGGCAGTAAGTGACGTATCTGGCGGTATCCATAACGGTGACGGCTTAGACATCGCTGACGTTGTTGAATACGTAAAGGCTCACAAATTCTTGAAGGGCTATCCTAAAGCTCAACCAATCAGCAATGAAGATTTGCTTGAAGTGAAATGTGATGCTCTTTTCCCGTGTGCTCTTGAAAATCAAATCGACACGCACAATGCTGAAAAGATCCAAGCTAAAATCATCGTTGAAGGTGCTAACGGACCTATCACGAATGCAGGAACAAAGATCCTTTCAAAACGTGGCGTATTCATCGCTCCAGACGTTATTGCTAACGGTGGCGGCGTGATCGTTTCTTACTTTGAATGGGTTCAAGATACGATGGCTCTTTTCTGGGATGAAGATGAAGTGAATAGCCGCTTAAAAGGTATTATCACTAAAGCTTTCGACAAAGGTTATGCTTTATCGAAGGAAAAAAACATCGACATGAGAAACGCAGCTATGGCTGTATCTGTTCAGCGTCTTGAAAAAGCCATGCTTTTGCGCGGTCTATATCCAAGATAA
- a CDS encoding glycosyltransferase family 4 protein — MAKKPRLPESLNICLTSHRFPILSRATDLGFLWPIARGLAREGHKVTVLAASSPLKKPEVFRDGVRAYFLHEGEKNLSHMNFQMAVRQRFSQLHKEEPFHIVHSIDKSAFRIATRKEDLKVAVAYDVEATQMSQLFAIRAMKQDTLGSMLTTALAVSYKFLTTYYGGDRRLLSTADGIFVTNPEQRIILERYYLYPDFHTYTVPYGIELGDLSPKEKSLELRKKLGIPENAHIAATITDMTEVQEVLPLLRAFEKVAIKKPNSYLLLVGNGPKFKKIEYEVLNLALGNRVIMPGAVPANELEDYILLGDVFVNMSSRTTGFEPSTLEAMAQKKVVLGSEVSPIANIIEDGRDGFLLRPADVDSMSNLLVEIFSGTLPADEIGDRARQKVVDLFDTSKMVQATLDAYRKILINSGAYKKQ, encoded by the coding sequence ATGGCTAAAAAACCACGTCTGCCTGAAAGCTTAAATATCTGTCTGACTTCCCATCGCTTTCCGATTTTAAGTCGCGCAACGGATTTAGGTTTTTTATGGCCCATCGCCAGAGGCCTTGCTCGCGAAGGTCATAAAGTCACAGTTTTAGCTGCTTCTTCCCCCTTAAAAAAACCTGAAGTTTTTAGGGACGGCGTGCGCGCTTACTTTCTTCATGAAGGCGAAAAAAACCTAAGCCATATGAATTTTCAGATGGCGGTTCGTCAGCGTTTCAGTCAGCTGCATAAGGAAGAACCCTTTCACATCGTGCACAGTATTGATAAATCAGCGTTCCGTATTGCCACTCGCAAAGAAGATCTAAAAGTGGCCGTTGCCTATGACGTTGAGGCGACTCAGATGTCACAACTTTTTGCGATCCGCGCGATGAAACAAGACACCTTAGGAAGCATGTTAACGACAGCCTTAGCGGTGTCTTATAAGTTTTTGACGACTTATTATGGTGGAGACCGACGTTTACTTTCGACCGCCGACGGGATCTTCGTTACCAACCCTGAACAACGAATTATTTTAGAGCGTTATTATCTTTATCCCGACTTTCACACCTACACAGTGCCCTATGGAATTGAGTTAGGTGACTTATCCCCGAAGGAAAAATCCTTAGAGCTGCGTAAAAAACTTGGCATTCCTGAAAACGCCCACATTGCAGCCACGATCACTGACATGACCGAGGTTCAAGAGGTTTTACCTCTATTAAGAGCTTTTGAAAAAGTCGCTATCAAAAAACCAAATAGCTATCTGCTTTTAGTGGGTAATGGTCCGAAGTTTAAAAAGATTGAGTATGAAGTATTAAACCTAGCTTTAGGCAATCGAGTGATCATGCCTGGCGCTGTCCCCGCCAATGAACTTGAAGACTATATTTTGTTAGGCGATGTCTTTGTAAACATGAGTTCTAGAACAACTGGTTTTGAACCATCTACTTTGGAAGCTATGGCTCAAAAAAAGGTCGTTTTAGGTTCCGAAGTGTCCCCGATCGCTAATATTATTGAAGATGGTCGCGATGGATTCTTGTTAAGACCGGCCGATGTGGACTCTATGAGTAATCTTTTGGTGGAAATTTTCTCTGGAACCCTGCCTGCTGATGAGATCGGCGATCGAGCCCGCCAAAAAGTGGTCGATTTGTTCGATACAAGCAAGATGGTCCAGGCTACGTTAGATGCCTACCGCAAAATCCTTATAAATAGCGGCGCCTATAAGAAGCAATGA